Within Calditrichota bacterium, the genomic segment CAGGGACAGTATGTGACGATTTCCCCGACGGAAGTTAAACTCATTGCGGATGTTCAAAAATTGATGGAGAAGCCGCTTGCGGAAATTCCCGTGGGCGTCATTAACGTTCCGCCGGGAGATACGATCATTGTCATTCCTTCGACTTTGTCGCTGGTGCTCGAGGGGGGCTCGGATCAGCTTTTAAATGTGACAAAAACTGATGTTCGCGCCTACATCGATTACGAAAAGGTCAAACATTCGCACGAGAAAGATCATCTGGCTTATATTGATCCGCCGCCTGGCATTCGCTACAGAGATGTACATCCGACGCGTTTTAAAATTGTCATCATGAAAAAAAATCAACCTGCCGGATCGGAGTCTAATGAAAATTTTAGGTATTGAAACTTCCTGCGATGAAACATCGGCGGCAATCTACGACGGAAAAAATCTGCTCTCCAACATCGTCGCTTCTCAGTCAGTGCACGAAGAGTTCGGCGGCGTGGTGCCGGAACTTGCATCGCGCGAACACATTCGAAATTTGACGCCGGTAATTCGGAAGGCATTCGCGCAGGCAAATTGTCGCATCGAAGATATTGGCGCTGTTGCAGTGACGCAAGGTCCGGGTCTCATGGGCGCGCTGTTGGTGGGCATTAATTTTGCCAAGGGGCTGGCATTTTCGTACGGAGCGCCGCTCATTGGCGTAAATCACATCGAAGGTCATATTTTTGCCATTGAATTGACTGAAAATGTTTCTCCCCCGTTTCTGTCTCTCGTTGTTTCCGGCGGCCACACGCAACTGGTTTTGGTCAAAGAATTTGGCGATTATCAGCTATTAGGAAAAACTCTGGACGACGCCGCAGGAGAAGCCTTCGACAAAGTGGCGAAAATGATGGAGTTGGGATATCCGGGCGGGCCCATCATCGACGAAATGGCGAAAAAGGGCAATGGGGATTTTGTCGCTTTCCCCCGGGCGTTAATCAAAGAAAAAAATTACAATTTTTCCTTCAGCGGGTTGAAAACCGCGGTACTTTATTATTTGAAGAGTTTGCCTGAGGAAGATAGACTGCGCCATCGTGCAGACATAGTGGCGAGCTTTCAAAAGGCGTTGGTGGACGTGCTGGTGAAAAAAACGATTTCAGCGGCGGAAAAATTTGGCATGGATAAAATCGTCCTGGCTGGCGGCGTGGCGCGAAATAGTTTCCTGCGGGATGAATTTCAGAAAATAGCCGCTAATGAAAACAAACAAATTTACATGCCGGAAGCGATTTTTTGCACCGATAACGCCGCCATGGTCGCGTACGTTGGGCATCGGAAATTTGAGTTGGGACAAATTTCCGACATGTCGATGACGCCAATGCCGGGAATGAGGTTGGTTTTAAATTATTGAGTTCACGCGAAAAACCAGCGTTGTTCTTTCCTGCCTACTGGATGGTTCGAAACCTGCGAATTTTGTTCAGTTTACACAACAAAAAAATAAATCAAAATATTTTTAAAACGCTAACTTCAATAATCTGGGATTTTTTTCAGCCCTAAAATTGCTTTCATCAACACTACAGTATAAGGATTCCACGTGGACATCGTGAAATAAATCGTCGTGGAGGTACTGTCTCCGGTAGCTAAATCTTCGAATTGATAAGGTCCGTAGGCGCCGCCCCATTCGTTTTCTCTTCCGGGATCG encodes:
- the tsaD gene encoding tRNA (adenosine(37)-N6)-threonylcarbamoyltransferase complex transferase subunit TsaD → MKILGIETSCDETSAAIYDGKNLLSNIVASQSVHEEFGGVVPELASREHIRNLTPVIRKAFAQANCRIEDIGAVAVTQGPGLMGALLVGINFAKGLAFSYGAPLIGVNHIEGHIFAIELTENVSPPFLSLVVSGGHTQLVLVKEFGDYQLLGKTLDDAAGEAFDKVAKMMELGYPGGPIIDEMAKKGNGDFVAFPRALIKEKNYNFSFSGLKTAVLYYLKSLPEEDRLRHRADIVASFQKALVDVLVKKTISAAEKFGMDKIVLAGGVARNSFLRDEFQKIAANENKQIYMPEAIFCTDNAAMVAYVGHRKFELGQISDMSMTPMPGMRLVLNY